A portion of the Hoplias malabaricus isolate fHopMal1 chromosome 1, fHopMal1.hap1, whole genome shotgun sequence genome contains these proteins:
- the LOC136670319 gene encoding olfactory receptor 4B13-like — translation MENSSGEFMFVLHGLNDTRTNKYIYFAFGLVVYIVTVIVNLTLIIIIIVEKTLHEPMYLFICNLHVNGICGASYFYPKILADLLSDTHVISYIGCLSQIFLIFWYAFCEFTCLTVMAFDRYVAICKPLKYHCIMNQQKVLKLLSFTWLYSLTQTSIGAVLTARLSLCGNNIDKIFCSNWEVVKLSCTDVTPNNIYGYVQTLFQASQGVFIVISYIRIIRASLRSKTEQVKFMQTCLPHLITLINFTMSLVFDIMYARYGTSQGQQLLRNIFGVEFLVVPPLLNPIIYGMKMTQIRRQFVQIYSRKLKAEQSRY, via the coding sequence ATGGAGAATTCTTCTGGAGAGTTCATGTTTGTGCTTCATGGACTAAATGACACAAggacaaacaaatacatttacttTGCTTTCGGCCTAGTTGTCTATATTGTAACAGTGATTGTAAATTTGAcacttattataataataattgtggAAAAAACTCTTCATGAACccatgtatttgtttatatgtaATTTGCATGTAAATGGAATATGTGGTGCTTCTTATTTTTATCCCAAGATTCTTGCTGATCTTTTGTCAGACACACATGTTATCTCATATATAGGTTGTCTGTCACAAATCTTCCTGATTTTTTGGTATGCTTTCTGTGAATTTACATGTCTAACTGTCATGGCATTTGACAGATATGTAGCCATTTGTAAACCTTTGAAATATCACTGCATTATGAACCAGCAAAAGGTGTTGAAATTGCTCAGTTTTACATGGCTGTACTCATTAACACAGACTTCTATTGGGGCTGTGCTTACTGCACGACTCTCCTTATGTGGAAATAACATTGACAAGATTTTCTGCTCTAACTGGGAAGTTGTTAAGCTTTCCTGCACAGATGTGACACCAAACAACATTTATGGATATGTCCAAACATTATTTCAGGCCTCCCAAGGTGTATTCATTGTTATTTCATATATTCGCATCATTAGGGCTTCGTTGCGATCTAAGACAGAGCAAGTGAAATTCATGCAGACATGTCTGCCTCATTTAATCACTCTCATTAATTTCACCATGTCATTGGTATTTGATATAATGTATGCTCGCTATGGGACAAGCCAAGGGCAACAACTTCTGCGCAACATTTTCGGAGTGGAGTTTCTTGTTGTGCCTCCTCTCCTAAATCCCATCATTTATGGAATGAAAATGACTCAGATACGGCGTCAGtttgttcaaatttacagccgTAAACTGAAAGCAGAACAGAGCAGATATTAA
- the LOC136665640 gene encoding olfactory receptor 4E1-like codes for MLHNFSKEFMFVLHGLNDTRTNKHIYFAFGLVFYVVTLFVNLTLVITIILDKTLHEPMYLFICNLFVNGICGASSFYPKILADLLSDTNVISYAGCLAQICMIYCYIFCEFTCLTVMAFDRYVAICNPLEYHYIMTHQKVVNLLVFIWLFSVLEISVATALTVQLPLCGNDIDKLYCFNWDVVKLSCIDVTVQNVYGYIVIFCHAFQAVFIIFSYYHIIRASLKSTTEMVKFMQTCLPHLITLINFTISILFDVLCARYGRGPELQAMRNILGMEFLVVPPLLNPIIYGLKMTLIRRQFVKMYSQRVKVVQHS; via the coding sequence ATGCTACACAACTTTTCCAAGGAGTTCATGTTTGTGCTTCATGGACTGAATGACACacgaacaaacaaacatatttacTTTGCATTTGGTCTTGTTTTCTATGTTGTTACATTGTTTGTAAATCTTACACTTGTTATTACAATAATTCTTGATAAAACACTTCATGAACCCATGTACCTGTTTATATGCAATTTGTTTGTAAATGGAATATGTGGCGCTTCTTCTTTTTATCCAAAGATTCTTGCTGATCTACTTTCAGACACAAATGTTATCTCATATGCAGGGTGTCTGGCACAAATATGCATGATATACTGTTATATTTTTTGTGAATTCACATGTCTTACAGTCATGGCATTTGACAGATATGTGGCCATTTGTAATCCTTTGGAATATCATTACATTATGACCCACCAAAAAGTGGTGAATTTATTGGTTTTCATTTGGCTTTTTTCTGTACTAGAAATATCTGTTGCAACTGCTCTGACAGTGCAGCTTCCCTTATGTGGTAATGACATAGACAAGCTTTATTGCTTTAACTGGGATGTTGTTAAGCTTTCTTGCATAGATGTCACTGTACAAAACGTATATGgctatattgtgatattttgtCATGCTTTCCaagctgtgtttattattttttcatattatcacaTTATCAGAGCATCTTTGAAGTCCACAACAGAAATGGTTAAATTCATGCAAACATGTCTGCCTCATTTAATTACTCTTATTAACTTCACCATTTCCATATTATTTGACGTGTTGTGCGCTCGCTATGGCAGAGGTCCAGAACTCCAAGCCATGCGCAACATTTTGGGAATGGAGTTTCTTGTTGTGCCTCCTCTCCTAAACCCCATCATTTATGGGTTGAAAATGACCCTGATACGACGCCAATTTGTGAAAATGTACAGTCAACGAGTTAAAGTGGTGCAACACAGCTGA